Proteins from a single region of Streptomyces spectabilis:
- a CDS encoding glutamate dehydrogenase — translation MPVPPEPLISLTWTDHVTGRQGFLVVDRLVRGVCSGGLRMRPGCTLQEVTGLARGMTMKEALHYDPAARYVPLGGAKGGIDCDPRAPEAYGLLVRYLRATRPYVEALWNTGEDLGLSQDVVDRAAADAGLASTVQAVYPLLDDAAAARRRLAEAFAVEVGGIGLDALVGGCGVAESVLTALDAAGADHRHARVAVQGLGTMGGATARFLARAGLPVVAVADIKGTIANPAGLDVEALLAARDAYGTVDRAALRPGDRELPDDAWLAADAEVLVPAAVSYAIDAANQERVTARWIAEAANMPVLPEAERLLAARGVTVLPDVVVNSGTNAWWWWTLFGDIGDAPDKAGEAFAHTRRAMRALVGQVLTRAERDGCTPRAAAHALAADRLPEIAERFGRGAPAHVRRRRATPRWVGCGAW, via the coding sequence ATGCCCGTGCCGCCCGAGCCCCTGATCTCGCTGACGTGGACCGACCACGTCACCGGCCGCCAGGGCTTCCTCGTCGTCGACCGCCTGGTGCGCGGCGTGTGCAGCGGCGGTCTGCGGATGCGGCCGGGCTGCACCCTCCAGGAGGTCACCGGGCTCGCCCGCGGCATGACCATGAAGGAGGCCCTGCACTACGACCCGGCGGCGCGGTACGTCCCGCTCGGCGGCGCCAAGGGCGGCATCGACTGCGATCCGCGCGCCCCCGAGGCCTACGGCCTGCTGGTGCGCTATCTGCGGGCGACGCGGCCGTACGTCGAGGCCCTCTGGAACACCGGCGAGGACCTCGGCCTGAGCCAGGACGTCGTGGACCGGGCCGCCGCCGACGCGGGCCTGGCCTCCACCGTGCAGGCCGTCTACCCGCTGCTCGACGACGCGGCCGCGGCGCGGCGGCGGCTCGCGGAGGCCTTCGCCGTCGAGGTCGGCGGGATCGGCCTGGACGCGCTCGTGGGCGGCTGCGGCGTCGCCGAGTCCGTCCTCACCGCCCTGGACGCGGCGGGCGCGGACCACCGCCACGCGCGCGTGGCCGTGCAGGGCCTCGGCACGATGGGCGGCGCCACCGCCCGTTTCCTCGCGCGCGCGGGCCTCCCGGTGGTGGCCGTCGCCGACATCAAAGGCACCATCGCCAACCCCGCGGGCCTCGACGTGGAGGCGCTGCTCGCCGCGCGCGACGCGTACGGCACCGTCGACCGCGCCGCGCTGCGCCCCGGCGACCGCGAGCTGCCGGACGACGCCTGGCTCGCCGCCGACGCGGAGGTCCTGGTGCCCGCCGCCGTGTCGTACGCGATCGACGCGGCGAACCAGGAGCGGGTCACGGCGCGCTGGATCGCCGAGGCCGCGAACATGCCGGTGCTCCCGGAGGCGGAGCGGCTGCTCGCCGCGCGCGGCGTCACGGTCCTGCCGGACGTCGTCGTGAACTCCGGCACGAACGCCTGGTGGTGGTGGACCCTGTTCGGCGACATCGGCGACGCCCCCGACAAGGCGGGTGAGGCCTTCGCCCATACGCGTCGCGCCATGCGCGCGCTGGTCGGGCAGGTGCTCACGCGCGCGGAGCGCGACGGCTGCACGCCCCGGGCCGCCGCCCACGCCCTGGCGGCCGACCGGCTTCCGGAGATCGCCGAGCGCTTCGGCAGGGGCGCCCCCGCCCACGTCCGCCGGAGGCGCGCGACGCCCCGCTGGGTAGGGTGCGGGGCGTGGTGA
- a CDS encoding MBL fold metallo-hydrolase encodes MSRSLSPLLRSLRTPAFGADPAGDRLARIHRSPNFENGSFRNPVGARTRPSGSALEFAKVYFRREERSRRAPAGHVPVHATTLADLAKPPASGLRLTWMGHSSVLAEIDGRRVLFDPVWGERCSPFAFVGPKRLHPVPLPLAALGPVDAVVISHDHYDHLDLPSIKALAGTDTVFVVPLGVGAHLERWGVPADRLRELDWHESTDVAGLTLTATPARHFCGRGLRNQQHTLWASWSVTGPEHRVFHSGDTGYFPGFADIGAAYGPFDATMIQIGAYSAFWPDIHMRPEEGVRAHLDLQGGRPHGVLLPIHWATFNLAPHAWSEPGEGTLAAARAAGAPVALPIPGEPFEPTSDAVPDAPWWREVAVAPEGGWSDHGPGPALDAADQETAPVG; translated from the coding sequence GTGTCCCGGTCCCTGAGCCCCCTGCTCCGCTCCCTGCGGACGCCCGCGTTCGGCGCGGATCCGGCCGGTGACCGGCTCGCCCGCATCCACAGATCGCCGAATTTCGAGAACGGATCGTTCCGGAACCCGGTGGGGGCGCGCACCAGGCCCTCCGGCTCCGCCCTGGAGTTCGCCAAGGTCTATTTCCGCCGCGAGGAGCGGTCCCGGCGCGCTCCCGCGGGCCATGTGCCGGTGCACGCCACGACCCTGGCGGACCTCGCCAAACCTCCGGCGAGCGGCCTCAGGCTCACCTGGATGGGGCACTCCAGCGTCCTCGCCGAGATCGACGGGCGCCGGGTGCTCTTCGACCCCGTGTGGGGCGAGCGCTGCTCGCCCTTCGCCTTCGTGGGGCCCAAGCGCCTGCACCCGGTGCCCCTGCCGCTGGCGGCGCTCGGCCCGGTCGACGCGGTCGTCATCTCGCACGACCACTACGACCACCTGGACCTGCCCAGCATCAAGGCCCTCGCGGGCACGGACACGGTGTTCGTGGTGCCGCTCGGCGTCGGCGCGCACCTGGAGCGCTGGGGCGTCCCCGCGGACCGGCTGCGCGAGCTCGACTGGCACGAGTCCACGGACGTCGCGGGCCTGACCCTGACGGCGACGCCCGCCCGCCACTTCTGCGGCCGCGGGCTGCGCAACCAGCAGCACACCCTGTGGGCGTCCTGGAGCGTCACGGGCCCCGAGCACCGCGTCTTCCACAGCGGTGACACCGGATACTTCCCGGGCTTCGCGGACATCGGCGCCGCCTACGGCCCGTTCGACGCCACGATGATCCAGATCGGCGCGTACTCCGCGTTCTGGCCGGACATCCACATGAGGCCCGAGGAGGGGGTGCGGGCCCACCTCGACCTCCAGGGCGGACGGCCGCACGGCGTGCTGCTCCCGATCCACTGGGCCACGTTCAACCTCGCGCCGCACGCCTGGTCGGAGCCGGGCGAGGGCACGCTCGCCGCCGCGCGCGCCGCGGGCGCCCCGGTGGCGCTGCCCATCCCCGGCGAGCCGTTCGAGCCGACGTCCGACGCGGTGCCCGACGCCCCGTGGTGGCGCGAGGTCGCCGTCGCGCCGGAGGGCGGCTGGAGCGACCACGGCCCCGGCCCCGCCCTGGACGCGGCGGACCAGGAGACCGCACCCGTCGGCTGA
- a CDS encoding SIMPL domain-containing protein has translation MPSRPYAPVRPLATALLALAALGFGAAPAGAAAPSAEAPAAAAQRNPATVTVTGTGSASAAPDLAVVSMGVEVTAPTSQKALAAQNTAARALLAAVREQGVAERDARTESLSLSAVYKEDDGASKLTGYRAAQSFSLTVRDLAATGRVIQAAMDAAGDAGRVHAVAFDVADKRELRSKARAAAHDDARAKAEQYARLTGRPLGRLVSLSESDGGGPRPMAVPVEAVTKDQGVPVAPGEIEDQVTLTAVYELG, from the coding sequence ATGCCGTCACGCCCGTACGCGCCCGTACGTCCGCTCGCCACCGCCCTGCTCGCCCTCGCGGCGCTCGGGTTCGGCGCCGCGCCCGCCGGGGCCGCCGCGCCGTCCGCCGAGGCGCCCGCCGCCGCGGCCCAGCGCAACCCCGCCACCGTCACGGTCACCGGCACCGGCTCCGCGAGCGCGGCGCCGGACCTGGCCGTGGTCAGCATGGGCGTCGAGGTGACCGCGCCGACCTCCCAGAAGGCGCTCGCCGCGCAGAACACCGCCGCGCGTGCGCTGCTCGCCGCCGTGCGCGAGCAGGGCGTCGCCGAGCGCGACGCCCGCACCGAGAGCCTGTCCCTTTCGGCCGTCTACAAGGAAGACGACGGCGCGTCCAAGCTGACCGGGTACCGGGCCGCCCAGTCGTTCTCGCTGACCGTGCGCGACCTCGCCGCCACCGGCCGGGTCATCCAGGCCGCGATGGATGCCGCCGGTGACGCGGGCCGCGTCCACGCCGTGGCCTTCGACGTCGCCGACAAGCGGGAGCTGCGGTCCAAGGCCCGCGCGGCCGCACACGACGACGCGCGCGCCAAGGCGGAGCAGTACGCGCGGCTGACCGGCCGCCCCCTCGGCCGCCTCGTCTCGCTCAGCGAGAGCGACGGCGGCGGCCCGCGGCCGATGGCCGTGCCCGTGGAGGCCGTCACCAAGGACCAGGGCGTCCCGGTCGCGCCCGGGGAGATCGAGGACCAGGTGACGCTCACCGCGGTGTACGAGCTGGGCTAG
- a CDS encoding sensor histidine kinase: MSHLRAPAARADRREGGRHGRSGSRAAPPPPETRIRLQLMRIAVLPAVAVGLCGCAAVLFMIRAAGARPQPPLLALLGAAAGLGVLGIVVAAVAADRAARSLRDRVVALRRTTARGQADLREVVERLRHGDTPAVREPGARPAPAKDEFGLLADELARAHEGALTAVVQASRLSGRAGNEQKVEVFVNLARRLQSLVHREISLLDELENSVEDPELLKGLFHIDHLATRIRRHAENLAVLGGAVSRRQWSRPVSMTEVLRSSIAEVEQYSRVKLVPPVDGTLRGHAVADVIHLLAELVENATVFSAPHTQVLLRAGRVTSGLAVEVEDRGLGMPVAEQTRMNQLLADPDQVNVASLLQDGRIGLFVVAALARRHGIAVRLQTNIYGGVQAVLILPQGLLGAEQDAASAPRGGASAAHSAPGTAPGTVREPAAAPTPHPAAAPPEQPPHAPYRNGTARPAAAAPEAPQAPQTPAHRAGSTAGTTPPAPLPVRGPRGDRPTPAEALPGIRPEDRSVTAEHTAAPPVPRNGAVRGRVGKPQLPRRRAQEHLAPQLRDARAPRTADDQLVGHDPGLMAAFQRGIGLAQAAQARDALPDHEVSVPPGPGDRADRTGRSDQGG; this comes from the coding sequence ATGTCTCACCTTCGCGCACCGGCAGCACGCGCAGACCGCCGCGAGGGCGGACGGCACGGACGCTCCGGGAGCCGCGCCGCGCCGCCGCCGCCCGAGACGCGCATACGGCTCCAGCTGATGCGCATCGCCGTGCTGCCCGCCGTCGCCGTCGGCCTGTGCGGCTGTGCCGCCGTGCTCTTCATGATCCGCGCCGCCGGGGCCCGGCCGCAGCCGCCGCTGCTCGCCCTGCTCGGCGCGGCCGCCGGGCTCGGCGTCCTCGGCATCGTCGTCGCCGCGGTGGCCGCCGACCGGGCCGCGCGGTCCCTGCGCGACCGCGTCGTCGCGCTGCGCCGCACCACCGCGCGCGGCCAGGCCGACCTGCGCGAGGTCGTCGAGCGGCTGCGCCACGGCGACACCCCGGCGGTGCGCGAGCCCGGTGCCCGTCCCGCGCCGGCCAAGGACGAGTTCGGCCTGCTCGCCGACGAGCTGGCCCGCGCCCACGAGGGCGCCCTCACCGCCGTCGTGCAGGCGTCCCGCCTCTCCGGCCGGGCGGGCAACGAGCAGAAGGTCGAGGTCTTCGTGAACCTCGCCCGGCGCCTGCAGTCGCTCGTCCACCGCGAGATCTCGCTCCTGGACGAGCTGGAGAACTCCGTCGAGGACCCCGAGCTCCTCAAGGGCCTCTTCCACATCGACCACCTGGCCACCCGCATCCGGCGGCACGCCGAGAACCTCGCCGTGCTCGGCGGCGCCGTGTCGCGCCGCCAGTGGAGCAGGCCCGTGTCCATGACGGAGGTGCTCCGCTCCTCCATCGCCGAGGTCGAGCAGTACTCGCGGGTCAAGCTGGTGCCGCCCGTCGACGGCACCCTGCGCGGCCACGCCGTCGCCGACGTCATCCACCTGCTCGCCGAACTCGTCGAGAACGCCACGGTGTTCTCCGCGCCGCACACCCAAGTCCTGCTGCGCGCGGGCCGGGTGACGTCCGGCCTCGCCGTCGAGGTCGAGGACCGCGGCCTCGGCATGCCCGTCGCCGAGCAGACCAGGATGAACCAACTCCTCGCCGACCCCGACCAGGTCAACGTCGCGAGCCTGCTCCAGGACGGCCGCATCGGCCTGTTCGTGGTCGCCGCCCTCGCCCGCCGCCACGGCATCGCGGTGCGCCTCCAGACCAACATCTACGGCGGCGTCCAGGCGGTCCTGATCCTGCCCCAGGGGCTGCTCGGCGCCGAACAGGACGCCGCGTCGGCCCCCCGCGGCGGCGCCTCCGCGGCCCACTCCGCCCCGGGCACCGCCCCCGGCACCGTCCGCGAACCGGCCGCCGCGCCCACCCCGCACCCGGCCGCCGCACCCCCCGAGCAGCCCCCCCACGCGCCGTACCGGAACGGCACCGCGCGCCCCGCCGCGGCCGCCCCCGAGGCCCCGCAGGCCCCCCAGACCCCCGCGCACCGCGCCGGGAGCACGGCCGGCACCACCCCGCCCGCCCCGCTCCCCGTCCGCGGCCCGCGCGGCGACCGGCCCACCCCCGCCGAAGCCCTGCCCGGCATCCGCCCCGAGGACCGGAGCGTCACCGCCGAGCACACCGCCGCCCCGCCCGTGCCCCGCAACGGCGCCGTGCGCGGCCGGGTCGGCAAACCCCAGCTGCCCCGCCGCCGCGCCCAGGAACACCTCGCGCCGCAGCTGCGCGACGCCCGCGCCCCGCGCACGGCGGACGACCAGCTCGTCGGCCACGACCCGGGCCTGATGGCCGCCTTCCAGCGCGGCATCGGCCTCGCTCAGGCGGCCCAGGCCCGGGACGCCCTGCCCGACCACGAAGTCAGCGTGCCCCCGGGGCCCGGCGACAGAGCCGACCGCACCGGCAGGAGCGACCAGGGCGGCTGA
- a CDS encoding carboxymuconolactone decarboxylase family protein, giving the protein MARISLTPPRTLFFRIMEWYSKRAYGKVLDPGKAMSHHRRVLWSYLRFEQSVAKWDRLDAGLKELAVMASAASIGCSWCMDFGYWEGHRLGMDPRKLHGVPVWRESDVYTPLERDVMAYAEAMTANPPEVDDELAGRLLRELGDAAFVELTMIVAVENLRSRFNSAMGLTSQGFKDSCDLREAPAGEAQHAL; this is encoded by the coding sequence ATGGCCCGCATCTCGCTCACCCCGCCCCGCACCCTGTTCTTCCGGATCATGGAGTGGTACTCGAAGCGCGCCTACGGCAAGGTCCTGGACCCGGGCAAGGCGATGTCCCACCACCGCCGCGTCCTGTGGTCGTATCTCCGCTTCGAGCAGTCCGTGGCCAAGTGGGACAGGCTGGACGCGGGCCTGAAGGAGCTCGCGGTAATGGCGTCGGCGGCCTCCATCGGCTGCTCCTGGTGCATGGACTTCGGCTACTGGGAGGGCCACCGGCTCGGCATGGACCCGCGCAAGCTGCACGGCGTGCCGGTGTGGCGCGAGAGCGACGTGTACACGCCCCTGGAGCGCGACGTCATGGCGTACGCGGAGGCGATGACCGCGAACCCGCCGGAGGTCGACGACGAGCTGGCCGGGCGGCTGCTGCGCGAGCTCGGCGATGCCGCGTTCGTCGAGCTGACGATGATCGTGGCGGTGGAGAACCTGCGCTCGCGCTTCAACTCCGCGATGGGCCTGACCAGTCAGGGCTTCAAGGACTCCTGCGACCTGCGCGAGGCCCCGGCGGGCGAAGCGCAGCACGCCCTGTGA
- a CDS encoding SGNH/GDSL hydrolase family protein produces MTAESTPFVKNVSTETITSYAAVGDSFTEGVGDPGPDGTFVGWADRLAVLLDDLVPEHTFRYANLAVRGKLLDQIVADQVPRAKELAPDLVTFAAGGNDIIRPGTDPDEVAERFERAVADLSSAVGTVVVTTGFDTRGVALLKHLRGKIATYNGHVRAVADRYGCPVLDLWSLKTVQDRRAWDTDRLHLSPDGHTRVALRAAQVLGIPVPADPDQAWPPLPPRGALEERRDDIHWAREHLVPWIGRRLRGESSGDHVAAKRPDLMPL; encoded by the coding sequence GTGACAGCAGAGTCGACACCCTTCGTCAAGAACGTATCCACCGAGACCATCACCTCCTACGCAGCGGTCGGCGACAGCTTCACCGAGGGCGTGGGGGACCCCGGGCCCGACGGGACCTTCGTCGGCTGGGCCGACCGGCTGGCCGTGCTGCTCGACGACCTGGTACCGGAGCACACCTTCCGCTACGCGAACCTCGCGGTGCGCGGCAAGCTGCTCGACCAGATCGTCGCGGACCAGGTGCCGAGGGCCAAGGAGCTGGCCCCCGACCTGGTGACGTTCGCCGCTGGCGGCAACGACATCATCCGGCCCGGCACCGACCCGGACGAGGTGGCCGAGCGCTTCGAGCGGGCCGTCGCCGACCTCTCGTCGGCCGTCGGCACCGTCGTGGTGACCACCGGCTTCGACACCCGCGGCGTGGCCCTCCTCAAGCATCTGCGCGGCAAGATCGCCACGTACAACGGCCACGTCCGCGCGGTCGCCGACCGCTACGGCTGTCCGGTGCTCGACCTGTGGTCGCTGAAGACCGTCCAGGACCGCCGGGCCTGGGACACCGACCGCCTGCACCTGTCGCCCGACGGCCACACGCGCGTGGCGCTGCGCGCGGCCCAGGTGCTCGGCATCCCCGTGCCCGCCGACCCGGACCAGGCGTGGCCGCCGCTGCCGCCGCGCGGCGCTCTCGAAGAGCGCCGCGACGACATCCACTGGGCGCGCGAGCACCTGGTGCCGTGGATCGGGCGGCGCCTGCGGGGCGAGTCCTCGGGCGACCACGTGGCGGCGAAGCGGCCGGACCTGATGCCGCTCTAG
- a CDS encoding TetR/AcrR family transcriptional regulator, whose translation MVRVRLSVAERRVELLAATVEQIEARGVAAVRIADVAAALGVSNALVLYHFSTKDELVAAAFAHAAEADLARLDKLLRRRTSALRRLRAAVRWYAPTGQAKGWRLWIEGWTAAVREPALREVTRDLDQRWKAALAEVIAEGVAAGEFRCPDPMGAALRLTALLDGLAVQLTAYGAVSRARARAWTDEALARELGLSVGDLRD comes from the coding sequence GTGGTGAGAGTACGACTGAGCGTGGCGGAGCGGCGGGTGGAGCTGCTGGCCGCCACCGTCGAGCAGATCGAGGCGCGCGGCGTGGCGGCCGTGCGCATCGCCGACGTCGCGGCCGCGCTCGGGGTGAGCAACGCGCTCGTGCTGTACCACTTCTCGACCAAGGACGAGCTGGTCGCCGCCGCGTTCGCGCACGCCGCCGAGGCCGACCTGGCCCGGCTCGACAAGCTGCTGCGCCGCCGGACGTCCGCGCTGCGCCGGCTGCGGGCCGCCGTGCGCTGGTACGCGCCGACGGGGCAGGCCAAGGGCTGGCGGCTGTGGATCGAGGGCTGGACCGCGGCCGTGCGCGAGCCCGCCCTGCGGGAGGTGACGCGCGACCTCGACCAGCGCTGGAAGGCGGCGCTCGCCGAGGTCATCGCGGAGGGCGTGGCCGCGGGCGAGTTCCGCTGCCCCGACCCGATGGGCGCGGCCCTGCGTCTGACGGCGCTGCTCGACGGCCTGGCCGTGCAGCTCACGGCGTACGGCGCGGTGTCCCGGGCCCGCGCCCGCGCCTGGACGGACGAGGCGCTCGCCCGGGAGCTCGGCCTGTCCGTGGGTGACCTGCGGGACTGA